The Impatiens glandulifera chromosome 3, dImpGla2.1, whole genome shotgun sequence genome contains a region encoding:
- the LOC124930457 gene encoding flavonoid 3'-monooxygenase CYP75B137-like, protein MALLTYSSGWWDVNSTSFFLILALLWFSSLLLKKFTQNAQKSLPPGPIGLPLLGSLPFINGDLHSYFIVMAKTYGPIFSLRLGNKIGVVISTSSVAREVLKDKDIIFANRDATIAGKVAFYGGSDILWSSYGPEWRMLRKVCTREMLSGSMVDSFFDIRRREVRKMVNSLWVRRMSPVDVGEEIFMTVLNIITNILWGGSGNEVAERSLGTEFRTVVDEITVLLGKPNISDFFPCLAYFDFQCIEKQMKKMVKRFDNVFELMIDERSKLDDNNKKDFLQALLNLRKGGGDAKTSLTITHIKGLLMDMVLGGTATTSSTMEFMLAEMMNNPDVMNKAQEELEVVVGANNMVEESHIHKLPYLRAVMKETLRLHPGAPLLAPHCPSESCTIGGFTIPKGALVFINVWAIQRDPYNWKDPLKFDPERFMNSEWDFSGNDFNYFPFGSGRRSCVGIETTERIFVFLLASLIHSFEWKLSPGEKLDLEETIWIGLKKKKPLIAIPTPRLLDEALYK, encoded by the exons ATGGCATTATTAACTTACTCTTCCGGGTGGTGGGACGTGAATTCTACATCTTTCTTCTTGATCTTGGCCTTACTATGGTTCTCTTCCCTTCTACTTAAGAAGTTCACCCAAAACGCTCAAAAGTCTCTGCCTCCTGGACCAATCGGGCTACCCCTTTTAGGTAGCCTCCCTTTCATTAATGGCGATCTTCACTCTTACTTCATTGTCATGGCTAAGACCTATGGCCCAATCTTCTCCCTACGGCTTGGAAACAAGATCGGTGTTGTCATCTCCACTTCCTCGGTGGCACGAGAGGTTCTCAAAGATAAAGACATCATCTTTGCCAACCGAGATGCAACTATTGCTGGTAAAGTCGCGTTCTATGGTGGCTCTGACATTTTGTGGAGCTCTTACGGACCTGAGTGGCGGAtgctgaggaaagtctgcaccCGAGAGATGCTTAGCGGGTCTATGGTGGATTCCTTTTTTGATATCCGGCGGAGGGAGGTTCGAAAGATGGTCAATAGCCTTTGGGTCCGAAGGATGTCACCGGTGGATGTTGGAGAAGAGATATTCATGACGGTGTTGAATATAATCACCAACATATTGTGGGGAGGTAGCGGAAATGAGGTGGCGGAAAGGAGTCTAGGGACTGAGTTTCGGACTGTTGTAGACGAAATTACGGTGCTGCTAGGAAAGCCAAATATATCGGATTTCTTTCCATGTTTGGCGTATTTTGATTTTCAGTGTATTGAAaaacaaatgaagaaaatggtcaagaggtttgataatgTTTTTGAATTGATGATAGATGAACGTTCGAAACTAGATGATAATAACAAGAAGGATTTTTTGCAAGCTCTATTGAATTTGAGAAAAGGAGGAGGAGATGCTAAAACGTCACTAACCATTACCCATATTAAAGGGCTTTTGATG GATATGGTTTTGGGAGGGACTGCTACAACATCAAGCACTATGGAATTCATGTTGGCTGAGATGATGAACAATCCAGATGTAATGAATAAAGCACAAGAAGAATTAGAAGTCGTGGTGGGTGCAAATAATATGGTTGAAGAATCACATATTCACAAATTACCTTATTTGCGTGCTGTAATGAAAGAAACCCTGCGCTTACATCCGGGTGCCCCCCTTTTAGCACCACACTGCCCTAGTGAATCTTGTACCATTGGTGGGTTCACAATCCCAAAGGGTGCTTTGGTATTTATCAATGTTTGGGCCATCCAGAGGGATCCTTATAATTGGAAGGATCCACTCAAGTTTGATCCCGAGAGGTTTATGAACTCAGAGTGGGACTTTAGTGGAAATGACTTTAACTACTTTCCATTTGGTTCTGGCAGAAGAAGTTGTGTGGGCATTGAAACTACTGAAAGAATCTTTGTCTTCTTATTGGCCTCGCTCATCCACTCTTTCGAGTGGAAATTGTCTCCCGGGGAGAAGCTTGACTTAGAAGAGACAATTTGGATAGGgctcaagaagaagaaaccaCTCATTGCAATACCAACGCCTAGGCTTCTTGATGAAGCTTTATACAAGtaa